Proteins encoded by one window of Fimbriiglobus ruber:
- a CDS encoding PP2C family protein-serine/threonine phosphatase translates to MSVATDFFEITPRNWRARLAVSVDLMRELSRYTDPDEMYHVFARRMSQLYPTARQVSLSRRDLEAPRFRVMRFNQWKDRVNPYKEPHRLPVYSGGLLAELLYADAPRVIDDLHLEDDDPAIEFLDGQRSLLAIPLYEGGAALNMLVVTREESAAFPREQIPELVWMTNLLGRAMQTLVLTDELQAAYETAEYEVRTIAALQRSLLPPAVPQVPGLDVAVHYRAANRAGGDYYDFFPLADGRLGVLVADVSGHGTPAAVLMAITHTLAHAFPDPPTSPGRLLAYLNARLARRYTGATGNFVTAFAAVFDPVRSVVTYANAGHMPPRVAAANTPGWSPLPGGQRLPLGVNSRDSAYPEVTIPLGVGDRVAIFTDGIIEAVNRAGEPFGFDRLDASLGHSPAPAESIVGAVLGELDDFADTPVADDRTLLVVRRT, encoded by the coding sequence ATGTCCGTTGCGACCGACTTCTTTGAAATCACCCCGCGGAACTGGCGGGCGCGGCTGGCGGTCAGCGTCGACTTGATGCGCGAACTGAGTCGGTATACCGACCCGGATGAGATGTATCACGTCTTCGCCCGGCGGATGAGCCAGCTTTACCCCACCGCTCGGCAAGTCTCCCTGTCCCGCCGCGACCTGGAAGCCCCCCGGTTCCGGGTGATGCGGTTCAACCAGTGGAAGGACCGGGTCAACCCGTACAAGGAGCCGCACCGGTTGCCGGTCTACTCGGGCGGCCTGCTCGCGGAATTGCTGTACGCGGACGCCCCGCGCGTCATCGACGACCTGCACCTGGAAGACGACGACCCGGCGATCGAGTTCCTCGACGGGCAGCGGTCGCTGCTCGCCATCCCGCTCTACGAGGGCGGGGCGGCCCTCAACATGCTTGTCGTCACGCGGGAAGAGTCGGCCGCGTTCCCCCGCGAGCAGATCCCCGAACTCGTCTGGATGACGAACCTGCTCGGTCGCGCCATGCAGACTCTGGTGTTGACCGACGAACTCCAGGCGGCCTACGAGACGGCGGAGTACGAAGTCCGCACCATCGCCGCCCTGCAGCGGAGCCTGCTTCCGCCGGCCGTGCCCCAAGTCCCCGGGCTCGACGTGGCGGTTCACTACCGGGCCGCCAACCGCGCGGGCGGTGACTACTACGACTTCTTCCCGCTAGCCGACGGCCGGCTCGGCGTGCTGGTCGCGGACGTGAGCGGGCACGGAACGCCGGCTGCCGTCCTGATGGCGATCACGCACACCCTCGCCCACGCCTTCCCCGACCCGCCGACCAGTCCGGGTCGGCTCCTCGCCTATCTGAACGCCCGTCTCGCCCGGCGGTACACCGGCGCGACCGGGAACTTCGTCACGGCCTTTGCCGCGGTGTTCGACCCGGTCCGGTCGGTCGTGACTTACGCGAACGCGGGGCACATGCCGCCCCGCGTGGCGGCCGCGAACACCCCAGGTTGGTCGCCCTTGCCCGGCGGACAGCGATTGCCGCTCGGCGTCAACTCCCGCGACTCGGCTTACCCGGAAGTCACCATTCCGCTGGGCGTAGGCGACCGTGTGGCGATCTTTACGGACGGCATCATCGAGGCCGTCAACCGCGCCGGTGAGCCGTTCGGGTTCGACCGACTCGACGCCAGTCTCGGCCATTCACCCGCGCCGGCGGAAAGTATCGTTGGGGCGGTCCTGGGCGAACTCGATGATTTCGCGGACACCCCCGTGGCCGACGACCGGACACTTCTTGTCGTCCGGCGGACGTGA